Proteins from one Capricornis sumatraensis isolate serow.1 chromosome 2, serow.2, whole genome shotgun sequence genomic window:
- the DPH2 gene encoding 2-(3-amino-3-carboxypropyl)histidine synthase subunit 2 isoform X1, with amino-acid sequence MESTFSSPAEAALQREAGSAGLRTPLGDLDRVYELERVAGFVRDLGCQRVALQFPDQLLGDAGAVAARLEETTGSKMFILGDTAYGSCCVDILGAEQAGAQALVHFGPACLSPPARPLPVAFVLGQRSVALELCAKAFEAQNPDPTAPVVLLSEPSCAHALEALATLLRPRYLDLLVSSPALPLPAGSLSPNPEPLERFGRRFPLAPGRCLEEYGAFYVGGSEAISDPDLDPDLSRLLLGWAPGRPFSSCCPDTGRTQDEGVRAGRLRARRRYLVERARDARVVGLLAGTLGVARHREALAHLRNLTQAAGKRSYVLALGRPTPAKLANFPEVDVFVLLACPLGTLAPQPSSGFFRPVLAPCELEAACNPAWPPPGLAPHLTHYVDLLPGSPFHVPLPPPDSELWDAPDVSLITGDLRPPPAWKPSDDPECSALTPKPQLELAESSPAASFLSSRSWKGLQLRLGQTPVTGAVSGRRGIAIAYEDEGNS; translated from the exons GTGGCTttgcagttccctgaccagctATTGGGAGATGCTGGGGCCGTGGCAGCACGACTGGAGGAGACTACCGGGTCGAAGATGTTCATTCTGGGAGACACAGCCTATGGCAG CTGCTGTGTGGATATACTGGGTGCTGAGCAAGCTGGAGCTCAGGCCCTTGTACATTTTGGCCCTGCCTGCTTAAGCCCTCCTGCCCGCCCACTGCCCGTGGCCTTCGTCCTTGGTCAGCGATCTGTAGCCTTGGAGCTCTGCGCTAAGGCCTTTGAGGCCCAGAACCCAGACCCCACAGCGCCTGTGGTGCTGCTCAGTGAGCCATCCTGTGCCCACGCCCTGG AGGCCTTGGCCACCCTTCTGCGCCCACGGTACCTGGACCTGCTTGTCTCCAGCCCAGCTCTTCCCCTGCCAGCAGGCTCCCTCAGTCCAAATCCTGAGCCCCTGGAGCGTTTTGGGCGCCGCTTCCCTTTGGCTCCAGGGAGGTGTCTGGAAGAGTATGGTGCCTTCTATGTGGGGGGCTCTGAGGCCATCTCTGACCCTGATCTTGACCCAGACCTAAGCCGGCTGCTTTTGGGCTGGGCACCAGGgcggcccttctcctcctgctgcccagACACAGGTCGGACTCAGGATGAAGGTGTCCGGGCTGGGCGTCTAAGAGCACGCAGACGCTATCTGGTAGAGAGGGCCAGAGATGCCCGTGTGGTGGGGCTGCTGGCGGGCACACTGGGTGTGGCCCGACACCGGGAGGCCCTGGCACACTTGCGGAATTTGACACAGGCTGCTGGCAAGCGTAGCTATGTGTTGGCCCTTGGGCGACCCACGCCTGCCAAGCTTGCCAACTTCCCTGAGGTGGACGTCTTTGTGCTGTTGGCCTGTCCTCTGGGTACCCTTGCCCCGCAGCCTTCTAGCGGCTTCTTCAGGCCTGTATTAGCACCATGTGAACTGGAAGCTGCCTGCAACCCTGCATGGCCACCTCCAGGCCTGGCTCCCCACCTCACACATTATGTGGACTTATTGCCTG GCTCTCCCTTCCACGTGCCCCTCCCTCCACCTGACTCAGAGCTGTGGGACGCCCCAGATGTATCACTCATTACTGGGGACCTCCGACCCCCACCTGCCTGGAAGCCATCAGATGATCCTGAGTGCTCAGCCCTGACCCCGAAGCCCCAGCTGGAGCTGGCTGAGAGCAGCCCTGCAG CCTCATTCCTTAGCTCCCGGAGCTGGAAAGGACTGCAACTCCGCCTGGGTCAGACGCCGGTGACAGGAGCTGTAAGCGGAAGACGAGGAATTGCCATCGCCTATGAGGATGAGGGAAACAGCTGA